The following coding sequences are from one Lolium rigidum isolate FL_2022 chromosome 6, APGP_CSIRO_Lrig_0.1, whole genome shotgun sequence window:
- the LOC124661755 gene encoding late embryogenesis abundant protein B19.3-like codes for MAQQVEKAAELQDPEIRAELDRLAREEGETVVKGGTGGKTLEAQERLAEGRKKGGRSRTTESGNERAEEDGGVVIEPDEKLLEEVKKDLGRQ; via the exons ATGGCACAGCAggtggagaaggcggcggagctgcAGGACCCGGAGATCCGGGCGGAGCTGGACCGCCTCGCCCGCGAGGAGGGAGAGACCGTCGTCAAGGGCGGCACAGGCGGCAAGACCCTCGAGGCGCAGGAGCGCCTGGCCGAAG GGCGTAAGAAGGGAGGGCGGAGCCGTACGACGGAGTCCGGCAACGAGCGCgccgaggaagacggcggcgtgGTCATAGAGCCGGACGAGAAGCTGCTCGAGGAGGTCAAGAAGGACCTCGGGCGCCAGTGA